CCGCCGCTGTTGTCGTGACAACGGCACACGACGACGCCGCGAACGACAGCGATTGTTCGTGCTCGGTCCGTGAGAACGTCGCCGTGGCGTCGCTGACGACGAACGTCTCGATGTCGTTCGAGTACGCATCGAGCGCCGTGGCGATGATCCCGAGGTGCGCGTAGACACCGATGACCACGAGTTGATCCCTACCAGCGGCGCGGAGTTCCTCCAGCAACGGACTCCGGTAGAACGCGGAGTACCGCCACTTTGTGAGGACGCGCTCGTCGGTCTGCGGAGCAAGTTCCGGGACGACAGAACGCTGCGCCTCAGTTGCACGCATGCCCGGACCCCAGAGATCGGCAAGGAGGCCGCGCTCGTCGATGGTCATGTCCCCCGGCTGCGCGGAGAAAAACACCGGGATGCCTGCTCGGCGTGCGGCAGCGAGCACAGTCTGGGCACGCTCGAGGAGCGCGGCCCGGAGCGCCGGAGCGGAGGAAAAGGCCCCGAGGAAGTACTCCTGCATGTCGTGGACGAGTAGCGACGCGCGCCGAGGATCTACCTGCCACGAAACCTGAGCTCCCGGGAGATCCATTTCTCCGGGCAGCTCGTACTCCACCACTTCTCGCAGTCCTGATTGCATCGGAAGTGCCCCCCTTCATCGCTGTCCCAAGCGCCAACGCAAGTGACGCCGGTGGGCATTTCAGCAGCTGTGCATCACGAGGAGAAGGCGATCCGGACCGGGACTAGAAGATGTTCCAATCCGTTCGGGCACTCCGTGACCCCGACCCTGGACTCCGCTAGCTTCAGCGGCCAGGTCGAAGGAAGGAACCATCACGTGGGTGCGATCATCATCGGAAACCAGCTAGTCGAGGAGACGGCAACCGGACACGACGAACTACCTGTCGAGTACAGGCGCTACCTCGGGATGGTGTCGCACCGTCTTCTCTGGACCGCCCGTCCCGGCGATGTAGTCGTGCTGCCGAACCGACCACATCCAGCGTTCGTCGAACACGTTTGGCACACGCTCGGTGTCGAAGACAACGCAGCCCCGCAGATACTCGTTCCCCCGGTGGGTGCCCGCGACGACCTCCTGCTGTACGAAGACCGGCTGCTAGATGAGGACTTCTGCGCCGAACTCGGCGGGATCGTTGACCCCAGCAAGACCGATGTGCGGGCGTTCTTTCACGATGACGTCGTTGCCGAGCTTTGTGCTCGGCTCGGTGTGCGTGGGACGCCGAGCCGAAGCTTCCTCGAACAGTCCGGGACGGCTCTGGTCAACAGCAAGAGCACCTTCCGGGCAATCGCTTCCGGCCTCGGGCTCTCGGTCCCGGCCGGAATCGTCGCACTGACGGCGTCCGCTGCTGAGGCTTACATCTGGTCACATCTTGCAGAGGGCCGGTCAGTGATCGTCAAACAGGACGGTCACGGTGGCGGGTACGGCAACGAAATCATCCGTTCGCCCGGCGGCCCGTCCGGCTTCGGGGCGTCACGCACGATCACCATCGAGGATCGGCAAGGCCTCGACGCCGAGCTGCTCGGCGCTTGGGACCGGTGGTCCGGCGGCGGCCGTCCCGTGGTCGTAGAGGAATACTCGGCTGACTCCGTCCCCCTTTACGCCGAGTTCTCGATCACAGAGAGCGGTCCGGAACTCGTAGGCCACGGCGAGATGCGCGTCGGAACATCCGACGACGGCCCGACGAACCGTGGTTTAGTGATCCCGGCGATACGCGCCACCGGATCGGGACGGTACCAAGCCTTCCTCGACGAAGCACATCGGCTCGTCGGTGCACTCGGCGCAATGGGCTACCGCGGCTCCGTCAGCGTCGATTCGATCCTGCTACCCGATGGCCGGATCCTCCTCAACGAGTTCAACGGCCGCACGAGCGGCTCCACTCACGTGCACATCCTCTGCCGGGCCCTGCTCGGCGAGGACGCGCTCCTCGACCGGGTCACTCTCGTCCGGAGCAACCGGGCACTGACCAATATCCCAGACGCACTGCGTCGCATCCGAGACGCCGGTCTCTGGTTCAACCGAACGGGGCGGTCGGGCGTCCTCCTGGGCGGCGACGATGGCCAGCTCATCATCATCGGGTCGACGCTTGAGGAAACCGAACGCATCGAGTCGCACCTCGAAGCGCTTTTGGCGCCGGCATGATCGGAAGCAAGGTGGCGCTTGTCATCGGCGGTTCGCGCGGCATCGGTGCGGCCGTAACGCGACGGTTTGCTGTAGACGGCTTCACCGTCATCGCAGCCAGCCGCAGCACACGTACTACCGACAGCCTTCTGGAAGGGCTCGGCAACAGCGTCGCCGGACGGATCGAACGCCGAACGGTCGACGTGCGCGACACCCGTTCGGTCGACGATTTGGTGGCGGGGGTCGTGCGAACACATGGTCGAATTGACGTCGCCGTGAACGCAGCCGGCGTCCCGAGCTGGGGTGAGATAACCGACCTGACCGACAACGACTGGGACACCGTTGTCGACACCAACCTTCACGGCGCCTGGCGATGCCTCAGGGCCGAATTGCGGGCAATGGAACGCGGATCCGTGGTCTCTATCGGATCACGGATCGGTCGCCACGTCCGACTTCCGCTGCAGGGAGCGTACGCCGCTGCGAAGGCTGGTTTGGCAGCGCTGACCGCAACCGCTGCGATTGAGAACGCAGCACGCGGCGTCCGGGTCAACACGGTAAGCCCGGGCCCCGTCGACACCGGGATGGCGCTGTGGCCAGGCGAGGACCAAGCATCGGCCGCGGCGCGAATAAACAGGACGGTCCCTTTGGGACGGCTCGGGCGTCCCGACGAGGTGGCCGCAGCTGTCGCCTGGCTCTGCTCACCAGAAGCATCGTTCGTCGTCGGTGCCGACCTCGTAGTTGACGGAGGTTCTAGTGCCTGAACAAGACCACCCCACAATCGCCGTAGTCGACGCGTTCTCGAGCGGTGTACACCTCGCGCGGGCCCTCTGCCGCCTTGGAGCCAAGGTGGTGCACGTCCGCAGCGCGGAGCGGCTCGACCCCTACTACGAGGCGACGTTCCGTCCCGAACTCATATCGCTCGACCTGGGCTTCGCGCCCATGACCCATCAGCTACGTACGCTCCGCGCACTCCGGGTACGACGGGTTCTGCCCGGAACCGAATCAGGTGTGCAACTCGCAGAGAAACTCGCGGCCCATCTCGACGTCCCCACGAACCTCGACCGGCTCGCACGCGCACGTCGGGACAAACACGCGATGGTGCGAGCGCTTGAGATCGCGGAAGTTCCCGCACCCCGCTCCACCGCGGTCTCGTCCACGCACGAGGCCGAGCAGTGGTGCGCCCGCGCAGGACTCAACGATGCAGTCGTGAAACCCCTCGGAAGTGCCGGGTCTGACAACGTCCGGGTCTGCCACGGTGCCACGGAAATTCGATCGGCAGTCGCTCGCGTCCTCGGCTCCGTCGATCTATTCGGACGGCGAAATGATGCAGCGCTCGTTCAGGAGTACCTGGACGGACCCGAGTTCTACATCAATGCTGTCTCCAGCACCGGCACACATTCCCCGGTCGAGATTTGGCGTTACACGAAGTCAGACGGTCCGGACGGTTCCCGGCTCTTCGATTACGAAGAGCCGGTCCACCCAAACGACGCGGTCTGGCATGACCTATGGTCCTACAGCGTCCGGGCTC
This portion of the Curtobacterium sp. MCJR17_020 genome encodes:
- a CDS encoding isochorismatase family protein; translation: MEYELPGEMDLPGAQVSWQVDPRRASLLVHDMQEYFLGAFSSAPALRAALLERAQTVLAAARRAGIPVFFSAQPGDMTIDERGLLADLWGPGMRATEAQRSVVPELAPQTDERVLTKWRYSAFYRSPLLEELRAAGRDQLVVIGVYAHLGIIATALDAYSNDIETFVVSDATATFSRTEHEQSLSFAASSCAVVTTTAAVIGALTR
- a CDS encoding SDR family oxidoreductase produces the protein MIGSKVALVIGGSRGIGAAVTRRFAVDGFTVIAASRSTRTTDSLLEGLGNSVAGRIERRTVDVRDTRSVDDLVAGVVRTHGRIDVAVNAAGVPSWGEITDLTDNDWDTVVDTNLHGAWRCLRAELRAMERGSVVSIGSRIGRHVRLPLQGAYAAAKAGLAALTATAAIENAARGVRVNTVSPGPVDTGMALWPGEDQASAAARINRTVPLGRLGRPDEVAAAVAWLCSPEASFVVGADLVVDGGSSA
- a CDS encoding ATP-grasp domain-containing protein, producing MPEQDHPTIAVVDAFSSGVHLARALCRLGAKVVHVRSAERLDPYYEATFRPELISLDLGFAPMTHQLRTLRALRVRRVLPGTESGVQLAEKLAAHLDVPTNLDRLARARRDKHAMVRALEIAEVPAPRSTAVSSTHEAEQWCARAGLNDAVVKPLGSAGSDNVRVCHGATEIRSAVARVLGSVDLFGRRNDAALVQEYLDGPEFYINAVSSTGTHSPVEIWRYTKSDGPDGSRLFDYEEPVHPNDAVWHDLWSYSVRALDALGFRNGPSHLEVIMPDSQPLLIDPAARLGGGVLPETNERLAGTSHALETATAAIDLHQRALPAVYPETTRYVSLVNHRAGTAKFDWLTEFRQLPTSTAVHTTLEADVPVPVTTDLLSSPGFLYLHGPREAVLADYATIRKREAEGCYTAASPVSR